GCCCCTTTTTTATTGGTTTACTGGTCCATGTGGTTGTGcaacaatttttgttttgttctgttctggCCTTTTCCAGTTTAGCAACAAAGATACATTGTTTCCTGTTATCTTATTTAATGTGCTTGCGCAAACCTGACTGGAATAGAGGTGCATTTGATTTTACAATGTTACCATGtagatattttacatattttgtaGGATCATTTTGTTGTGCATGAGCAGATATTCACTCTTATATAGTCTAAAGCAAATATGCCCAGACCAGGGCCTTTGCATTAAAATGTagagaatatataaatgtacattttaatgtaatatagtTGGATATAATGCAACATTTAGGCCTACTTCAGCTCATGGCCACCAGTCAAGTCTGATTTTCGGCCCTTTGTAGTAAAACGTTTGGGCTTCTTTGCTTTTAAGCATTCAGTCTCTATTAAATGTCCAGACAAGATTTTTGCAAATTGTACACAATATACAGACTACAAAAATGGACAAATTGTTTGTCACTCACTTAAATACGCAACATAATGACATTATGCAACAATAATGTAGCATGCCACTCTTAGAAACATCTGTTTTTGCATAAAATACAGTTCAACCTGCTGTACTTTTatctactttaaaaaaaaatagttgtcAATGCATGGTTATAAGCAGTGTACAGTGTTTGTACAGCGAACACTTGAGGCATTTGAGTGGATTTGAGGTGAGAGCGACACTAGGTGGGCTGGACGGGAATCTGCAGGCTTACGTTTATCTACTGTTAATTAAATGTTCATGATAACAGAGGCAGTtcagacatttacattttttataaagtaaaaaaaaataataatttaaatgaatcaaatgaaatgaatCACCAACATCCCCTCATTTTGTAAACCCTGATATTTATTGCTATTACAACATCTGTAAATAAGATGATTTGGCAAACTCGACTGTTGCTCTGCTGAATACCAGTTTGTTACGTCATACTGTTTTCAACCTTGGTTTtgaaacacttaaaaatgttcCATTGCACAGTGTACCATGGAAATGATGTGACTTTTGTTGGTTTACTTGAGCAGTGTGAAATAAGATGGATAAGGCTTAGTGGCGTTTTTAAAGCATAACAAATATTCTTTCCATCTAAAACAAATCTAGTAGTCTACAAGTTATCACTCCCGCAAAATCACATCTGCTGACCTGAAACAGAGCAATAACAAGGTGGTCACCCTAGACCGGGGTGTTGCACAGATCCGTCTGACAGCAGTTGGCTTTAATATAGGGGCTGGACTGAAGAATCATGCAGTCTGCCATGCTAATGCACCTCCGGAAGTAAGAATCTAGAGGAATGGGAAAGAGAATGAGTGCCATtgttcatgtgtttgtgtgaaagtCTTTCTAAAGCTCCTGTATTTTTGTGCATCTATTGCACACATGATGGTTTTTGACACGATGGAAACTCACAGGGAGAGCTGGTGAATCTGGCAGACACACAGGTGTCTTTTTTATAGCCACACGTCTCCTGAGTGGTCACACAACTTCCTCCAGGGGTGCCGGGGACGCAGTTATAACATTTCAGGGCAGATCCTACAACAGTTATTAGGCTGATTAGACAACATCTGATTAAGAACTATTGACTTTATGACACTTTAAATGATCAGACACTTTAGATAAGGATACTGATCTAAAACAGCAGTTTGGCTTTAAACATACAAACTCACCATTCGCCAACACCAGGGTGAGAACAAGAGCCAGCAGCAGAACCTTCATCATTCTGCTGAATAAAACAGAAAGCTAATCAGTTGACTAATCTGACTAGGGCTTtacaaaatttcaaaaatacaacaatatGTATTGTTAATAGCGACTGGTATGGTATATAGTTATATGGTATATAGTTtgcctgaaaaaaaagaagaatagtTTGCATCAATTATGTATATCGCATTTGAGCTTccatatttatgaatgaatgaatgaagcatttatatagcgcttttattgtgtattgctatacacccaaagcgctttacaatcatgtggggagtctctcctcaaccaccaccagtgtgcagcatccacttggatgatgcgacggcagccacgggacaacggcgccagtgcgctcaccacacaccagctacaggtggagaggagagagagatagagccaattaAGTGGacggggattattaggaggccatgattgacaagggccagtggcgggaatttggccaggacaccggggttacacccctactctttacgatgagtatcatgggatttttaatgaccacagagagtcaggacctcggtttaacatctcatccgaaagacggatgagacgttaataattcaattaaaattaaaatactttatttaatcaaatacaatatttaaaacattttaagcattttagaaCTGGTCTAGGCCATATTACaacgtttattttattattattattattattatgaatattcttttgtataattttatattgtgATAATTTTCATGATACTTTATTCATAAagtatttatatagcacataatgtttaatattataatagtaaatagtatattataaatattaggtAACATTTGTTGAATTTATTTGGCTGATTTTAAAGGATGATTCTCATAACTGtattgaattttgttttgtttgtttttattcatgcaTTATAATACTGACAATGTAAGAAGAAATAtggttaatttttaattatgtcacaatgcaaaatgcacaattattttgattttgaggTGAGAAATGACCTGCACCCTAACAGTTTTCTCAGAATTATTGTTAAATTATCTTTccatgtcttattattctagaCAAACCAGAGAACAATAGTAGTTTAGATCCAACAAGtgaaaatgctgttaatttGTATTTCAATGTCTGAAACAATGTCTTACAACTTTCTTACAATTATCCCATTAAAACTGCTAAATTAATCTAAACTGAATTTAACTTAATGCAGTCTCATCTAACAAATAGTTGCATAATGCCGTGTTAACGTACCTTGACTTGAAGCAGAGCCAAGCTGAGAAGAAGTCGGTTCATCCGCACATGTGTCTGTCTCTTATATACTGTGACGCTGCCAGTAAACTTCCAGGAATCTTGAAACAGTCATTTTGTGCAACAAAGATAAAGTGTTTCTAAAGCTCCTGTATTTTTGTGCATCTATTGCACACATGATGGTTTTTGACACGATGGAAACTCACAGGAGAGCTGGTGAATCTGGCAGACACACAGGTGTCTTTTTATAGCCACACGTCTCCTGAGTGGTCACACAACTTCCTCCAGGGGTGCCGGGGACGCAGTTATAACATTTCAGGGCAGATCCTACAACAGTTATTAGGCTGATTAGACAACATCTGATTAAGAACTATTGACTTTATGACACTTTAAATGATCAGACACTTTAGATAAGGATACTGATCTAAAACAGCAGTTTGGCTTTAAACATACAAACTCACCATTCGCCAACACCAGGGTGAGAACAAGAGCCAGCAGCAGAACCTTCATCATTCTGCTGAATAAAACAGAAAGCTAATCAGTTGACTAATCTGACTAGGGCTTtacaaaatttcaaaaatacaacaatatGTATTGTTAATAGCGACTGGTATGGTATATAGTTATATGGTATATAGTTtgcctgaaaaaaaagaagaatagtTTGCATCAATTATGTATATCGCATTTGAGCTTccatatttatgaatgaatgaatgaagcatttatatagcgcttttattgtgtattgctatacacccaaagcgctttacaatcatgtggggagtctctcctcaaccaccaccagtgtgcagcatccacttggatgatgcgacggcagccacgggacaacggcgccagtgcgccaccacacaccagctacaggtggagaggagagagatagagccaatcaagtggatggggattattaggaggccatgattgacaagggccagtggcgggaatttggccaggacaccggggttacacccctactctttacgatgagtatcatgggatttttaatgaccacagagagtcaggacctcggtttaacatctcatccgaaagacggatgagacgttaataattcaattaaaattaaaatactttatttaatcaaatacaatatttaaaacattttaagcattttagaaCTGGTCTAGGCCATATTACaacgtttattttattattattattattattatgaatattcttttgtataattttatattgtgATAATTTTCATGATACTTTATTCATAAagtatttatatagcacataatgtttaatattataatagtaaatagtatattataaatattaggtAACATTTGTTGAATTTATTTGGCTGATTTTAAAGGATGATTCTCATAACTGTAttgaattttgtttgtttgtttttattcatgcaTTATAATACTGACAATGTAAGAAGAAATAtggttaatttttaattatgtcacaatgcaaaatgcacaattattttgattttgaggTGAGAAATGACCTGCACCCTAACAGTTTTCTCAGAATTATTGTTAAATTATCTTTccatgtcttattattctagaCAAACCAGAGAACAATAGTAGTTTAGATCCAAAAGtgaaaatgctgttaatttGTATTTCAATGTCTGAAACAATGTCTTACAACTTTCTTACAATTATCCCATTAAAACTGCTAAATTAATCTAAACTGAATTTAACTTAATGCAGTCTCATCTAACAAATAGTTGCATAATGCCGTGTTAACGTACCTTGACTTGAAGCAGAGCCAAGCTGAGAAGAAGTCGGTTCATCCGCACATGTGTCTGTCTCTTATATACTGTGACGCTGCCAGTAAACTTCCAGGAATCTTGGAAACAGTCATTTTTGTGCAACAAAGATAAAGTGTTTTTCTCTTGTCTTATTTAATGTGCTTGTGCAAGGTTTACTGAAATAGCAGTATAACTTAGTAGGGATGCTGATTttaatcagttaaaataaaGTTATATACAGTTAAATACAGTTAAAACCACTGTTTAACTAACCACTGTTGTTATTTTGTCATACGTGACAATACCTGTTAATACACTAGAAaactgcttctttttttttttgatttatataaaaacataaggTAAACCAATGTCACCCATGTCAAAATCAAACCTACTGTATGCCCTTGGGTACATTtgataaaatgttaatgttttgtaGGATGATGTGTTGTGCAAGAGCAGATGTTCATTCTTACACGGTCTAAGCACTCTGTCTCAGAAACTTGCACATAGCACATGCATATGCATACAGCAAAAATAGACGAAATTGTTTGCCATTTGCTTAAACATGCAACATAATGACATTACGCAACAATAATGTCGCATGCTATTcttataaatgtttgtttacattgtATAATGTGTACAGTTTTACCAACTCTATACCTTTCatctattttttacaaatagtTTTCAGTATACAGTAATGGTCACAGTATGCAGTGAACAGTTCAGATGATTGAGTAGATTTGAGCTGAGAGCGACACCAGGTGCTTTGGACGAGGCGCTGCAGGCTGTACtggacagtttttttttgtttgtttgtttgtttgttttttacacaaTCACTAGGAAACATTTCTCAATAGGTCACTTTTtgagaaagatggcagcatccttatgttatttttacacagagattggtagaTCTGTTGCTGCACTACATGCTAACGGTGACACTTTTTGCACTTTTCccccaaagtttgcatgccttttattatatatattccTTTTGGTATCTTTATTTTTCAAGCCCCATAAGGTTCATTTTGAGAGATATTGGGATATCAATGTGCTTTAAGAGTAAATTGTTAAACTGTACATATTTTTAGCGGTCAAAACCCAAATGTGGGTCACTTTACATACAAATGAtactttttctttaaaagaggaatgtctgaagaacaaacCATGTTGAAACTTGAAATGTATCTGGTTTTCCTCAACAATTGCATCTAACTTTTCTGAGTACCAAAAAAATGTAGTATTAAAGATTCTGGTTCTTAAGAAACTTTTTAAGGCCATATATGGTTCAAACCCAGAGAAATGGGGATCTCAGTGTGGCTCCATGCAAATAGTTGAGTTCATTTTCAGTGGTCGAAAAAAATGAATGTAGGACACTTTGCATACAAGcgtatttaaatgtgtatttaactAGGAATATCTGAAGAACAAATCATGTTGAAAGTAGCAATGCACCTGTATTTATTCACATAAAAGCAATAATATCAGTCTGTACATTGTTATTAATAAGGAAATGGCCATTTAGCTGGTGCAAGTATACCtttatttcacttttgaatTTCAGAAACATACATCTATTCAAACtcttaaattagttttttttaattcaattgtaAATTGTTCACATATTCCACAATTATTCAACTGTGGCAAATGCTGaaataaatcacaaacatgAGTAACTCGTATTGTAAACTATGCAAAATCTTTAAGTAAGAGAGATGGTGAAGCCTCTTTAAACATCTGTATTATTGTAAACAGTTTCATGTTCTGAGTTGACAGAAGTCAGTCTAAATGATGGCCATGTTATTGCAAAGGTCCGACTGGCAGCATTTCACTTTCATGGCAGTGTTACTCGAGAGAATAAGACACTCCGTCGTACTGCTGCATCTCCGAAAGCCCATGACTAGAAGAAATAGAGAAATCAAAACATATTTGATGTTTATGCACATCATGATTTTATGTAATCACAAACATTTATCTGCATCACATTACAGCTTCAGTCTGGTAGCGTCCctgtcagtgttattttagtatcactgatactattatagtttttattaatagcttgaattagtttttatttgtatattttaaaattgtggtaattttgaattaaattggGAATTAAATGTGCAATTTTGCAGTTGATAATATTTTAGaagattttataataatataatgcatttatatCTGTCTACAGTTTGAAGCTGACAGGAAGGTTAAACTCACAGGGAGGGAAGTTGAATCTGGCCGCTATACAGGCATCTTGTCCAAAGCCACAGGTCTCTTGAGTTTGTGTGCAGCGTGTGCCCCCCTGAGGAACACAGTGGTTACATTTCAGTGCGGATCCTGCAACACAAAGTGCATGCGTTAACATCAAATCAGCACTGAACTTTTATTATAGAGTTTATATTAGCACATTCAGAGTCATACATCACATAcatatattgaataaaaggttgccaaggaaacatttctcaATTTCCATTTACTAAActagaactgaaataaaaatgtataaaaactaaatagtaCGGTGGccaagagagctcaacgcgctgcaaatagaaaaaaacacctgcaaattaagaaaacaactccatcgatttgacaacacacgcgctgcaaatgctcacaacacaaccaaacaaagaaacgctgcaaataaaattcattatttggttgttgtgagcatttgcagcacctgctgtcaaactgatgaagatgttttcttgatttgctggtgctttttctatttgcatgtgttttctgaagttgcagcgtgCAGAGCTCTCTCGGCCATCATAAAATagacatattaaataataataataataattacaaactaataaaaaaattaaaaacacaatgaaaatggaaaatatgtcaaatatatcattatattaaaataactataatagtCTCTCAgtgttactaaaataaaactttgaatTATGCTAATATTTAACCTTAATTAGCATTGTTTAACTCACCGTAGTTCAACACCAGAACGAGAACAAGGGCCACCAGCAAAGTCTTCATTATTCTGTTGATTAGAGctgaatatattaataataattaaaaatcaacaataaGAGTGGGAAAAGACCAAAAAATGAATGCAATTCagaggcaaggcaaggcaaggcaagtttatttatatagcacatttcatacacaatggtaattcaaagtgctttacataaaaggaggtgaaatagtcattattaaaaataataaaaatcacaacaataaaaacaaagtgatttaagaaacaaactaatctaCCAATATCTGATCAGTGTATGTCTGCTACTTTATTAAGCGATCAAGCTTACATCTTCACCAGGCAAATGATAACACCAGCAAAAAatcccagaaaaaaaaagaagctataATTCTTGTGTTAAAATGCTTTACAAACAAAGTCAAATTgtactaatttaaataaaataaaatataaaaatctgtgCAGTTTAGTGTTGAACTGATCTATAAGGCTATAAATCTAAGCACAGAAATTGCAAATATCTAATAGCATGCATGtgtattgttttaaaaacttaCCTCCCAAGTGATGTAGTATTAAGTGTATTGTAAGTTCATAATAAGCACTTGTGTGTGTCTCTTATATTCTTCTCATGTACTCAGGAGTGAATCATTTCCAGTAATTCAGGAATTCCCACAGTTTTTGCAACCTGTTCATTGTGTTAAAATGAGGCCACATACACTCAATAACATTTGCCAACTGTGTTTGGTCATGGTTTACTCATGCATTAGCTTCAGATCATCAGTACTGATTGTGTCATATGCTTGAGCAAGACCTGTTCTGCTACAATAAACCACTTGTTTTTAATGTGGTGTGAGTCCATTAAGGAcgttttcttaaatattattatCTGTGTCTACACTATTATGGTtatgtttttctctttctcaacaatgcatttacatacatacatacaagttcagtgttgttttttccAACACTTTGGGTTCAGTAAAGATCCCTCTTCTTTTAGCAAATTTAGTggtgaaacaattttcactaagaaaaacagtacatttcacaaataattacaaatgggaatgcattttaaacatgacattttcgAAAGAAAGactaaaaaagtatttattgtaaaacatactcctgtaatttttgttttatttacaacttttttacagcaaaaatcatttttggctATACCGATACTTGAGTTGGTTTAGTTGGTTCTTTGgagaataaaattatatattattatattcttCATTTAGATATCTTCAATATATAAAGTAAAACATAGAAAACTTCaaattatttcagctttttgccaatatttctaattatcatttagtttaactttatgtactaaaactaaaatcaatattaataaaaactatatggGTATTTAAAAGCACAGTAACTAATAAATATGACAGAAACACAATCAAATGACTtgatttaactaaaatgaatatgaaaactgaaaatataaaaatatgaataattgaTGAAAATCTTAGTTATATAACAGTAACGCTGCAGTAAAGGTCGGAAAGGTCCGGTGAGTTTCATGAGAAGATGATGGACAGTTTACCGTCACTGCAGGTGGGAGCTGCTGCTGGTCAACAAATGACGAATGTTTTCTTTGAGTATGAGGCTTGGCAGGAAAGTTcaatattgtgtaaaacaaaGTTAAGGAACACAAGAGCCCGAGGGGACAGGTGATAAAGAGATATATTATTACATGTCTTTTGGTGACGTACCGTAGAGGATGTAGATATTAACCACTTTTGCTGGTTGTTTGGAGTCTGAATCTGTTCAACAagcatttgaaatgtttgaatGAGTGCGAGTTCATTTTGAGTCCAAGGTTCATGTGTGCGCAAGGCTTTATTGTCTGTTTAATTTAGCTCTGCTCGTGGCTTATTTAACTGGCTGATAAGATGTACAGCCTTTTGATCTAACAGTGATTAATCATGTACTGTAAAAACATGTGATGTAAATCTCATCAGATCAGTTGTGGTTCTCCATATTTTATTTGCTGGTTATTGAGATTTTTCTATAAACACTGACACTGAAAGCCTATGTTAATTGAATTTTCTTGTCTTGTTTTACATTACAAACatctaaaaattaataaatcaagatacatttacttgaagagcaaaatgacttaaaaaaatattgggcctcattcatgaaacacgagcagaacGAATTTTTGTGCAAATCGTTCGTAAAGCTATTCTGACGTAATTTTTGGATTATGTTAGTTGGTACTCACTAAAAAATATCCCAACTATGGGTTGGTATATGGGTTATTTTAACCCAATGAAAAGTTACTCAACAGTTgagttaattatttatattaattcagatcagtattttttttggtcccactttatattaggtggccttaactactatgtacttacatttaaattaataatttggtacaatgcacttaatgtgcatatatatgtttttacattgtacttatatttttaaaatacctatatgtaattacatctgtaattaagttctgtaattacatatttataattacactgttgacccatcccttacacctcaACCCACctttaaacctacccataccaccaaacctgtccctaaccttacccgtatcccacctcaatagtgtcaaaagtgttttgcaatacattatgaccacaataagtacattgtaccttttttttttttaatgtacatagtagttaaggcctcctaatataaagtgtgaccttttttttttttttatcaaattattttaatcaaaatgacaaattttgtttatttaaatattcaaataatacatttttaacaaatatattttgaaatgtaaaacatttttagttagTACTGTAAattcatatataaatgtttacaaaataaatgtacaagaatgtctaaaaatattaaattcaaaacaCAAAAGTGCACATACAACTAACATATTTTCAAGATGTACAGTGAATTCAAAACCAACAAATGTGTATcaattcatattcattcatatcaaaACATACGAATCAAATGTGCAAAtacagtacacaaataaaacaaacaacatacaagcatatatcaataaaaaataatcataaacacaagttatacagtttttttttcaactgcatATACACAAAATCTTTGTCACACAATTCctgaaagctgacactcaaacagcagaaccacatatcaaatctgcaaaaccatacactaattctcagcctttgactcagttttcaatttcataaaactctttttgcaaaacacaacacacaattctctatgtaacacacaaacatttaacaggaattaatattatggcaaaggtgtttacttttgagatgtgtttgtgatattttgaatgcagtgcttcattttgcaagcgatgtgaggcattttgcattttgtgggtgcaattcttggatttgtgtgcaaagttttgaaaaggtgtttaagcagttgaaaaaaaaagtaataataataacaaaaataataataataataaaaataataaaaacaaatcagcTGGCTCCTGGACCGACTGAtgattagtaaaataaaaaggttttacTGATcactaaataaaacatttttaaggatgtttttatattaggttttacatttttgtaacccCTTTGTATTACTCAATTAATGCAAATGATATGCACtaataatattgcaatatatttgTTTGTGATGTAAATAGTCTTCTATTGCATTTTATTGgtaattttgtatatatttttaaaatcatttataaacaattttctGTGAAGTGAGAGtgtatgtatttgtatgatatCTGTATTAAAAAGCAAGTAAATCACACCATCAACAAAAATGCTAGCAtgcttagtttattttaatattaatgacCACATTGAAACaggctgtttttgtaacattgcacaaaaaaactttttctaaAAAACATGCATAAACATATGTAACTTGATTCATGTGTCTATTTTATTGAAAGCTGTTTTATGAGTCATGCTGATATATGGCAGCGGCAGATCAGTCAAAGGTGTTGCAGAAGTCCTTCTGACAGCACTTGATGTTGATGAAAGCGTTCTGTTTCACCATCTCACAGCCTGACATGGACATGCACTTCTGGTAATGACCGTCTGTTTCAAACAAAACCACAAGACATTTAATCGTTTTTCAAACTGTAAATTTGAAATCAGCAGATCGTAGTCACTGTCTGAATGGATACGGTGGGCTTCATCACTCACATGGGCTTCTGCGGAACTTGGCAGCGGCACACGCGTCTTTGTCCGGTGGGCAGGTTACGGTGGTGATCTCGCAGGCCCCTCCTGCTTTCTCTGGGACGCAGTGCAGGCAGTCCAGAGCCGAGCCTTAAACACATGGGACAATATTTGATTTCACACTCCATGTTTGATACGCTCTTACATGTACACAGAGCTTACAACACATGTACATAAACCCTGCATGTACTGAATAAAAGCCTTTTTAAACCCTTTAAGCTGTGGTTTGGAGTTTTTGCTATGTCATGTCTTCTCTACCAGAAATGCAAAAGCAAAACCTGTCCACAAAccacatttttcttattttctcttgccatatgtttttttccccacattcTTTCATTGCATTGTGGATGATCTGGAAGTCCATTTCATGACAAGAAATCAATAATCACACACTGATTTTGACTTTAAACTAGGCTATTGGATGTATTTGATTTTTGGTGTTCAGCtctttccaaaaatattttttggatatttatttgacatttaaagtGATATAAAGAAGATAATCAgtgtagtattttattatttttatttttaaaaattttagaaATTTAATTTCCAGCAGAAATGCAAAACCTGCCCACATGCTACATGCAATCGTTCAActatttcttattttcttttcctTAATTCACGCATATTTCATCAAACAAATATTCATAATACCGGTATATATGCGTTATATGTATCATATTCAATgcatcataatttttttttaatactcacTGATTTTGACATCAAAGTTTTTGGCTAAAtaattatttagatatttaattgagatatatagttgaataaagaagtatttttttatattttaaaaaaatctcaaaacttTGTTTATTTCCAGAAATTTGGACCCCACTGGTTTTTAATCTAATAGATTATTCTATTATTCTGCAGATGATttgcattacagtttttctcagatgatttggtgcatttttcagatcagaaatgaaattctcaaaactacttgttcaagtactccacatcatctagtcacttgtgcgcatcataaaagcagtttctcattcttttgaacaagttgcgatTGCTTTGATACATTCATGTaattgattatgtacatttttctGTGAAGTGAGAGtgtatgtatttgtatgatatCTGTATTAAAAAGCAAGTAAATCACACCATCAACAAAAATGCTAGCAtgcttagtttattttaatattaatgacCACATTGAAACaggctgtttttgtaacattgcaCAAAAAACTTTTTCTAAAAACATGCATAAACATA
This portion of the Onychostoma macrolepis isolate SWU-2019 chromosome 02, ASM1243209v1, whole genome shotgun sequence genome encodes:
- the LOC131531506 gene encoding CD59 glycoprotein-like, giving the protein MMKVLLLALVLTLVLANGSALKCYNCVPGTPGGSCVTTQETCGYKKDTCVSARFTSSPYSYFRRCISMADCMILQSSPYIKANCCQTDLCNTPV
- the LOC131529851 gene encoding CD59 glycoprotein-like; protein product: MKTLLVALVLVLVLNYGSALKCNHCVPQGGTRCTQTQETCGFGQDACIAARFNFPPFMGFRRCSSTTECLILSSNTAMKVKCCQSDLCNNMAII
- the LOC131528752 gene encoding CD59B glycoprotein-like, translated to MDFQIIHNAMKECSALDCLHCVPEKAGGACEITTVTCPPDKDACAAAKFRRSPYGHYQKCMSMSGCEMVKQNAFINIKCCQKDFCNTFD